In one Xylanibacillus composti genomic region, the following are encoded:
- the sufC gene encoding Fe-S cluster assembly ATPase SufC, with protein MSNVQFTIQGLKAQIEGKDILKGVDIEIKGGEIHAIMGPNGTGKSTLASAIMGHPAYEVTAGSITLNGEDVLEMEVDERARAGLFLAMQYPSEIAGVTNADFLRSAINARRGEGNEISLIKFIRQMEASMKSLAMDPQFMHRYLNEGFSGGEKKRNEILQMAMLDPKICILDEIDSGLDIDALKIVADGVNDMRSEERGFLIITHYQRLLNYITPDFVHVMMQGRIVRSGGPELAQRLENEGYEWLKEELGIEDETVGQESEEFQVPMNTTAPKY; from the coding sequence ATGAGCAACGTGCAATTTACCATCCAAGGCCTGAAGGCGCAGATAGAGGGCAAGGACATTTTGAAGGGTGTAGATATTGAAATAAAAGGCGGAGAAATTCATGCCATCATGGGCCCGAACGGTACAGGCAAAAGTACCTTGGCCTCTGCCATTATGGGTCATCCGGCTTATGAGGTCACAGCAGGCAGCATTACCCTGAACGGGGAAGACGTGCTGGAGATGGAAGTGGACGAGCGCGCAAGAGCAGGGCTTTTCCTGGCCATGCAGTACCCAAGCGAAATTGCGGGTGTTACGAACGCGGACTTCCTGCGCAGCGCGATTAACGCTCGCCGCGGCGAAGGCAATGAGATTTCCTTGATCAAGTTCATTCGCCAAATGGAGGCGAGCATGAAGAGTCTGGCCATGGACCCCCAATTCATGCATCGCTATCTCAACGAAGGCTTCTCTGGCGGGGAGAAGAAGCGCAACGAAATCTTGCAGATGGCCATGCTGGATCCGAAAATTTGCATTCTGGACGAAATCGACTCGGGTCTGGATATTGACGCGCTCAAAATTGTCGCAGACGGCGTGAACGACATGCGCAGCGAAGAACGCGGATTTCTGATTATTACGCATTACCAACGCCTGTTGAACTATATTACTCCTGATTTCGTCCACGTCATGATGCAAGGACGAATTGTACGCTCCGGAGGCCCCGAGCTTGCCCAGCGCCTCGAGAATGAAGGCTACGAATGGCTTAAGGAAGAGCTTGGCATTGAGGATGAGACCGTAGGTCAGGAATCCGAGGAATTCCAGGTGCCTATGAATACGACTGCCCCGAAGTATTAA
- a CDS encoding DUF1802 family protein, translating to MQMPRIALKEWAAAVKALEQGKQMLLMRKGGIAEETRDFQLQSRYFSLFPTYEHQKQHLIKEADRHILDATLEEWPKDESRWPITIVAEAVEDLLIHDANELQKLQDEHIWTESFAEERLRWKKTQPLHVLVLRAHRLREPIFLPMLEQYGGCKSWIELAGELPESVETEPVLDDAEFNKRLDRIRRAVGKI from the coding sequence ATGCAAATGCCGAGAATAGCCTTGAAGGAGTGGGCGGCCGCTGTAAAAGCATTGGAGCAGGGAAAGCAGATGCTGCTGATGCGCAAGGGCGGAATTGCGGAAGAGACCCGGGATTTTCAATTGCAAAGCCGATATTTCAGTCTGTTTCCTACCTATGAACATCAGAAGCAACATCTAATTAAGGAAGCGGACCGCCACATCCTGGATGCGACACTGGAGGAATGGCCGAAGGATGAGAGCCGCTGGCCGATAACGATTGTGGCGGAAGCGGTCGAGGATTTGCTCATTCACGACGCGAATGAACTCCAAAAGCTGCAGGACGAGCATATTTGGACAGAATCATTTGCCGAAGAGCGCTTGCGCTGGAAGAAGACACAACCGCTTCATGTGCTCGTACTTCGCGCACACCGCTTGCGGGAGCCGATCTTCTTGCCGATGCTGGAGCAATACGGGGGATGCAAATCGTGGATTGAGCTCGCGGGAGAACTTCCGGAAAGCGTGGAGACTGAGCCGGTTCTGGATGATGCGGAATTTAACAAGAGATTGGATCGAATCCGGCGTGCTGTGGGCAAGATATAA
- the mtnK gene encoding S-methyl-5-thioribose kinase, whose product MSSYHALSEQEATAYARRLPDFFAPDAELSCREIGDGNLNLVFHIQDQGSGKSVILKQALPYAKVVGESWPLTLDRARIESEALAVQGRLCPELTVRLIAYEPELALTVMEDLSDHVIMRRGLIEGRRYPHFAEHISEFLARTLFFTSDLGMNQQEKKIQTGRFINPELCKITEDLIFDDPYTDSENNSFDEAIRDEVERIWQDSALHLEVMLLRQKFLTEGQALLHGDLHTGSVFVTETSTKVIDPEFAYYGPMGFDVGAIIANLLLNYAAQTGWKEGADLADYRSYLLQTATSIWEQFHVKFSSLWDEQLVDRMAATPGYKEHYMKQLLQDTVGFAGCKMVRRIIGLSHVADIDTIPDASRKEKAQRLALAIGKTLIKRNRSLASIDEVLDIVQTQWSAIEQGK is encoded by the coding sequence ATGAGCTCATACCATGCTTTAAGTGAGCAGGAAGCGACCGCATACGCTCGACGCCTTCCTGATTTTTTTGCGCCAGACGCTGAGCTTTCCTGCCGTGAAATCGGCGACGGCAACCTGAATCTCGTTTTTCACATTCAAGATCAGGGCTCTGGCAAAAGCGTCATTCTGAAACAAGCGCTGCCTTATGCGAAGGTAGTGGGAGAGTCGTGGCCGCTCACGCTGGATCGCGCCCGCATTGAGAGCGAGGCCCTCGCCGTTCAGGGACGCTTGTGTCCGGAGCTTACCGTTAGGCTTATTGCCTACGAGCCGGAGCTGGCACTGACCGTAATGGAGGATCTCAGCGATCACGTCATCATGCGGCGCGGACTGATAGAAGGACGCCGCTATCCGCACTTTGCCGAGCACATCAGCGAATTTCTGGCGCGGACCCTGTTCTTCACCTCGGATCTTGGAATGAACCAACAGGAGAAGAAAATCCAGACGGGAAGGTTTATCAATCCCGAGCTGTGCAAAATAACCGAAGACTTGATTTTCGACGATCCCTATACCGATTCGGAGAACAATTCCTTTGATGAAGCGATTCGCGATGAAGTGGAACGAATCTGGCAGGACAGCGCCCTGCATCTGGAAGTCATGCTCTTGCGTCAGAAGTTCCTGACTGAAGGACAAGCCCTTCTGCATGGAGACTTGCATACCGGCAGCGTGTTCGTCACGGAAACATCCACGAAGGTCATTGACCCGGAATTTGCCTATTACGGGCCGATGGGCTTCGATGTCGGAGCGATCATCGCCAATTTACTGCTCAATTATGCCGCTCAGACAGGCTGGAAGGAAGGCGCAGATCTGGCGGATTACCGCTCGTATCTGCTTCAGACCGCGACCTCCATCTGGGAACAATTCCATGTCAAATTTTCCTCGCTCTGGGACGAGCAGCTTGTTGACCGGATGGCTGCTACCCCCGGTTACAAGGAGCATTATATGAAGCAGCTGCTGCAGGACACAGTCGGATTTGCCGGGTGCAAGATGGTACGCCGCATTATCGGTCTGTCCCATGTTGCCGATATTGACACAATACCGGACGCTTCCCGCAAAGAAAAGGCGCAGCGACTGGCTCTGGCCATCGGCAAAACGCTCATCAAGCGCAACCGTTCGCTCGCTTCCATTGACGAAGTGTTGGATATCGTCCAGACGCAATGGTCGGCCATCGAGCAGGGAAAATAA
- the mtnA gene encoding S-methyl-5-thioribose-1-phosphate isomerase translates to MGNEQVTTPSQQTEGLQSVRWASDHLEMLDQRLLPEEIVYLQLRTPEEVWEGIRHLKVRGAPAIGISAAFGVYLAIQHARGNTAELREAVEKACSYLATSRPTAVNLFWALDRMKGKAASLAQDAGLEAESFKQAMLQEAIQIQAEDEETCRLIGEHALTLFKDGMGVLTHCNAGGLATAKYGTALAPFYLAQEKGMPLKVFADETRPVLQGARLTAFELQQAGVDVTLICDNMAGMVMSKGWIQAVIVGTDRVAANGDVANKIGTYSVAVLAKAHGIPFYVACPMSTIDLNTPTGKEIPIEERHEDEITVGFGKRTAPVGVKVYNPAFDVTPHEYVTAIITEKGIVYPSYQENLPKLFS, encoded by the coding sequence ATGGGGAATGAGCAGGTGACTACACCATCACAACAAACAGAAGGGCTGCAATCGGTTCGCTGGGCATCTGACCATCTGGAAATGCTGGACCAGCGTCTTCTCCCTGAAGAAATTGTTTATTTGCAGCTTCGCACACCCGAGGAAGTGTGGGAAGGCATTCGCCACTTGAAGGTGCGCGGCGCACCTGCGATAGGCATCAGCGCTGCCTTCGGCGTATATCTGGCCATTCAGCACGCTCGGGGCAATACAGCGGAACTGAGGGAGGCAGTGGAGAAAGCGTGCAGTTATCTCGCTACTTCAAGGCCAACTGCGGTCAATTTGTTCTGGGCATTGGACCGCATGAAGGGAAAGGCAGCTTCCCTTGCCCAGGATGCGGGACTGGAAGCAGAGTCATTCAAGCAGGCGATGCTGCAAGAAGCGATCCAGATTCAAGCCGAAGATGAGGAAACATGCCGGCTGATCGGCGAACATGCCCTGACTTTATTCAAGGACGGCATGGGGGTATTGACGCACTGCAATGCCGGCGGCTTGGCTACCGCCAAATATGGAACAGCGCTGGCGCCTTTCTATCTCGCACAGGAGAAGGGCATGCCATTGAAGGTATTTGCCGATGAAACTCGACCGGTTCTGCAAGGCGCTCGCCTGACGGCATTCGAATTGCAGCAAGCGGGTGTGGATGTAACCCTTATTTGCGACAATATGGCCGGCATGGTCATGTCCAAGGGCTGGATTCAGGCTGTTATCGTCGGAACGGACCGGGTTGCGGCCAACGGCGACGTGGCGAACAAGATCGGCACGTATAGCGTTGCCGTTCTCGCCAAAGCGCACGGCATTCCATTCTATGTAGCTTGCCCCATGTCTACGATCGACTTGAACACGCCAACAGGCAAGGAGATCCCGATTGAGGAAAGGCATGAGGATGAAATCACAGTCGGTTTCGGCAAGCGCACCGCGCCTGTCGGGGTCAAGGTGTACAATCCCGCATTTGACGTTACGCCGCACGAATATGTCACGGCCATCATCACAGAAAAGGGCATTGTCTATCCTTCCTATCAGGAAAATCTGCCCAAGCTGTTTTCGTAA
- a CDS encoding YunC family protein encodes MMQVQPISLDESSTVIGIEVKLPKTTLLVITSDKGYIMCGALDVALLNEKLQDRKIIAGRATGVRTLEQLLDAPLESVTTEAEKMGIVKGMSGRDAMLKML; translated from the coding sequence ATGATGCAGGTACAGCCGATTTCATTGGATGAAAGCAGCACAGTCATAGGGATCGAAGTCAAATTGCCAAAAACGACTTTGCTGGTTATTACCTCCGACAAAGGCTACATTATGTGCGGAGCGCTGGATGTAGCCCTGTTAAACGAGAAACTCCAGGATCGAAAAATCATCGCAGGAAGAGCAACGGGAGTCCGTACACTGGAACAATTGCTGGACGCACCGTTGGAGTCTGTAACGACAGAGGCAGAAAAGATGGGGATCGTGAAAGGGATGTCCGGAAGAGACGCTATGCTGAAGATGCTCTAG
- a CDS encoding putative bifunctional diguanylate cyclase/phosphodiesterase, translating to MRRKTRNLYFLPVLVLYLLGSAAWVYWQLQHAWFVGITAAACLYFMVLFALDAKEKRQKELDHRRSEARIKHMAYYDDMTGLPNRRMFREKLEERLQMLRNQNETVVVIYLDIDRFKLINDSLGHDSGDMLLLQIAERLTHCVGVKDFLSRMEGDEYAIFYSGVYRQEDIEELVSAITDRLEPAFQVQDYSIHISASLGISMRMEDDDTPELLMKYADLALSRAKEQGRNNYQLYTHSMNMRSMERLQMENDMRRALADEQFILHYQPQVNVTTGEVIGMEALLRWKHPERGMIPPGRFIPVAEENGMIVPIGKWVLYQACKQNKEWQDLGYAKVPVSVNLSTRQFVQQNLPEQVAEVLRETGLEPRYLELELTESMTLDVEYTVKTLVQLKQLGIQISIDDFGTGYSSLSYLKKFPIHKLKIDRSFVRDIMDDPNDAAIVATIIAMARHLKLQVIAEGVETVEQLHYLRENHCHEVQGYYFSEPIPKDKAESFFSNWNEVAAGLHL from the coding sequence TTGCGGAGGAAGACACGTAACCTGTACTTCCTGCCAGTTCTGGTTTTATATTTGCTGGGCAGTGCAGCGTGGGTATACTGGCAGCTGCAGCATGCATGGTTCGTCGGAATCACGGCAGCGGCTTGCCTGTACTTTATGGTGCTGTTTGCCCTGGATGCGAAGGAGAAGCGCCAGAAGGAACTGGATCACAGGCGGTCTGAGGCCAGAATCAAGCACATGGCCTATTACGACGACATGACGGGACTGCCCAATCGGCGCATGTTTCGGGAGAAGCTCGAGGAACGCTTGCAAATGCTGCGAAATCAGAACGAAACCGTTGTCGTCATTTATCTCGACATTGATCGCTTCAAGCTGATCAACGACTCATTAGGCCATGACAGCGGAGATATGCTGCTCTTGCAAATCGCCGAGCGGTTGACGCACTGTGTAGGGGTGAAAGACTTCCTCTCCCGTATGGAAGGGGATGAATACGCGATATTCTACTCGGGTGTGTACAGGCAGGAGGATATCGAGGAGCTGGTATCTGCCATCACAGACAGGCTGGAGCCAGCGTTCCAAGTACAGGATTATTCCATACATATCAGCGCCTCTCTGGGCATCTCCATGCGCATGGAAGATGACGATACGCCTGAGCTGCTGATGAAATATGCGGATCTTGCTTTGTCTCGCGCGAAAGAACAGGGAAGGAACAATTACCAGCTGTATACCCACAGCATGAACATGCGCTCCATGGAACGACTGCAAATGGAAAACGACATGCGGCGGGCGCTGGCGGACGAGCAGTTTATCCTTCATTATCAACCGCAGGTCAACGTGACGACAGGCGAGGTAATCGGGATGGAGGCTCTGCTGCGCTGGAAGCATCCGGAACGCGGGATGATACCGCCTGGACGGTTCATCCCTGTCGCCGAAGAAAACGGGATGATCGTTCCAATCGGGAAGTGGGTGCTGTATCAGGCCTGCAAGCAGAATAAAGAATGGCAAGATCTCGGCTATGCGAAGGTGCCGGTATCCGTGAATTTATCTACACGGCAGTTCGTTCAGCAGAACCTGCCCGAACAGGTGGCAGAGGTGCTCAGGGAAACCGGACTGGAACCCCGCTATCTGGAGCTGGAGCTGACCGAGAGCATGACTTTGGATGTGGAGTATACGGTCAAGACATTGGTGCAGCTCAAGCAGTTGGGCATTCAGATCAGCATCGACGATTTTGGCACAGGCTACAGCTCGCTCAGCTATTTGAAGAAGTTTCCGATCCACAAGCTGAAGATTGACCGCTCCTTCGTCCGCGACATCATGGATGATCCGAATGATGCTGCGATTGTCGCTACGATTATCGCCATGGCGAGGCACTTGAAGCTTCAGGTCATTGCAGAAGGCGTGGAAACAGTAGAGCAGCTGCACTACTTGCGCGAGAATCATTGCCATGAGGTGCAGGGGTATTATTTCAGTGAACCGATCCCGAAGGATAAGGCGGAAAGCTTCTTCAGCAATTGGAATGAAGTGGCAGCGGGTCTGCACTTGTAG
- a CDS encoding DUF423 domain-containing protein produces the protein MAAKLMFWASMLAMLAVALGAFGAHALEDRVSPERMGTYETAVQYQFYHAIALFLTGLAARGQKPSSPLVWAGRLFVAGIALFSGSLYILVATGVTWLGAITPLGGVSFILGWILLGLSVKKSEL, from the coding sequence ATGGCTGCCAAATTGATGTTCTGGGCAAGTATGCTGGCAATGCTGGCGGTAGCGCTGGGCGCATTCGGCGCGCATGCCCTCGAGGATCGGGTATCGCCGGAGCGGATGGGAACTTACGAAACAGCCGTGCAGTACCAGTTTTATCATGCGATTGCACTGTTCTTGACAGGCTTGGCTGCCAGAGGGCAGAAGCCGTCTTCACCACTGGTTTGGGCGGGGCGTCTGTTTGTTGCGGGGATAGCGCTTTTTTCTGGAAGTCTCTATATTTTGGTGGCTACAGGCGTGACCTGGCTTGGCGCCATTACGCCGCTGGGCGGTGTATCTTTCATTCTTGGATGGATTCTGCTCGGCTTGAGTGTGAAAAAATCAGAATTGTAA
- a CDS encoding ABC transporter ATP-binding protein: MDRSLNETLDMERMFDDRSLAVGRPAKFLMTLYKPHLGKILLSIFFFLIKSSPAWALPIVTANLINIATHPDEHSMKAVWINLIVMAVVLVQNIPTHSLYIHFASKAIRFVEAGLRSTLVRKLQHLSMAAHGELKSGKLQAKVLRDVEAIEFLSKQMMISVLSAVMNMAVSLIIVYTHSVSVFAFFFMTIPTSVFLISQFRKRIRRTNNEFRKEIEEMSGTVSEMVEMLPVTRAHGLEKVAIDKVDTSLRRLKGRGIRLDMLEAYFSSSNWVTFQLFQLACLGFTSVLAYRGSIPVGDIVLYQGFFNMIMMSVNQLLNVYPMIAKGFESIHSVTEILLNEDTEEYKGKRKPGQIRGEIDFERVSFSYRDSDKHVLRNMSLHVKPGETVAFVGESGAGKSTILNLLIGFYKPTEGQISIDGIPMNELDMLEYRKSLAVVLQNSILFSGSIRDNITYGLPDISEERIWEVVDMANLRDVVEQLPDGLDTLIGEHGGRLSGGQRQRIAIARALIRDPRIIILDEATSALDNISEHKVQQAMRRLIKGRTTFVVAHRLSTIRDADRIVVMKKGQIAESGTYDELLQRRGEFYEMEALQTSAL; encoded by the coding sequence TTGGATAGAAGCTTGAACGAAACGCTGGACATGGAGCGAATGTTCGACGACCGCTCTTTGGCCGTAGGCAGACCTGCCAAATTTTTGATGACGCTGTATAAGCCGCATCTTGGCAAAATCCTGCTGTCGATTTTCTTTTTTCTCATTAAGAGCTCACCCGCGTGGGCGCTGCCGATCGTCACAGCCAACCTGATCAACATCGCCACGCATCCGGATGAACACAGCATGAAAGCGGTATGGATCAACTTGATAGTGATGGCTGTTGTATTGGTTCAAAATATCCCTACCCATTCGCTATACATTCATTTTGCGAGCAAGGCGATCCGCTTCGTGGAAGCCGGCTTGCGGAGCACGCTGGTGCGCAAGCTGCAGCATCTGTCGATGGCTGCTCATGGCGAGCTGAAGTCAGGCAAGCTTCAGGCGAAGGTGCTGCGCGATGTGGAAGCGATCGAATTTCTCTCGAAGCAGATGATGATCTCGGTATTGTCTGCCGTCATGAATATGGCCGTATCGCTCATTATTGTCTACACGCACAGTGTTAGCGTGTTCGCCTTTTTCTTCATGACTATACCGACATCGGTCTTCTTGATTTCCCAATTCCGCAAGCGCATTCGCCGTACGAACAACGAATTCCGGAAGGAAATCGAGGAGATGTCCGGGACCGTCTCGGAAATGGTGGAGATGCTCCCTGTTACCCGTGCACACGGCCTGGAGAAAGTCGCCATCGACAAGGTCGACACTTCCTTGCGCCGCTTGAAGGGACGGGGCATTCGTCTGGACATGCTGGAGGCTTACTTTTCCTCCTCTAACTGGGTTACCTTTCAGCTGTTTCAGCTGGCTTGTCTGGGCTTCACGTCGGTATTGGCCTATAGGGGCTCCATTCCCGTTGGCGACATCGTTCTCTATCAAGGGTTCTTTAACATGATCATGATGTCCGTGAACCAGCTGCTGAACGTCTATCCGATGATTGCCAAAGGATTCGAGTCCATACACTCAGTTACAGAAATTTTGCTGAACGAGGATACGGAAGAGTACAAGGGCAAGCGCAAGCCTGGCCAAATCCGCGGTGAAATTGATTTTGAGCGGGTCAGCTTCAGCTACCGGGATTCGGACAAGCACGTGCTGCGCAACATGAGCCTGCATGTGAAGCCAGGCGAGACCGTAGCCTTCGTCGGCGAATCCGGCGCCGGCAAGTCGACGATTCTGAATCTGCTGATTGGCTTCTACAAGCCGACCGAGGGGCAAATCTCCATCGACGGCATCCCGATGAATGAGCTCGACATGCTGGAATACCGCAAATCACTGGCCGTTGTCCTGCAGAACAGCATCCTGTTCTCCGGTTCCATCCGCGACAACATCACCTACGGCCTGCCTGACATTAGCGAAGAGCGAATCTGGGAAGTTGTCGATATGGCGAATTTGCGCGATGTAGTCGAACAGCTGCCAGACGGTCTCGACACCTTGATCGGCGAGCACGGCGGACGGCTGTCGGGCGGACAGCGCCAGCGGATTGCCATTGCCCGCGCTCTTATCCGCGATCCGCGCATCATTATCTTGGATGAGGCTACCTCGGCGCTCGACAACATCTCCGAGCACAAGGTGCAGCAAGCTATGCGCCGCTTGATCAAGGGCAGAACGACATTCGTCGTTGCCCACCGTCTGTCCACTATCCGCGATGCAGACCGCATCGTGGTGATGAAGAAAGGTCAGATCGCCGAATCCGGCACCTATGACGAGCTGCTTCAACGCCGCGGTGAATTTTATGAAATGGAAGCATTGCAAACAAGCGCGCTGTAA